A region of Pyxidicoccus parkwaysis DNA encodes the following proteins:
- a CDS encoding outer membrane lipoprotein-sorting protein: protein MHLPASLRRLVAVLAVGLPALAAAQGSAPKAAAPEKAAASAKMSPEEVLRHIDSRMSFASDFKSTVRMREVRKDGSESLLEMLVYRRDSSKDLLIYITKPRTIAGGGYLRIGKNLWEYEPGTGQWQRTTQRGNIVNTIACEEDFDRSRLAENYDVKDEGEEVVKGTVFRKLYLTVKEGQQVSFPMLRLWVDPSYNIVKRSGYAPSGRVLRTDVIRSYQKLKDPGANQKEVYSIKEVLEVEEGEGTQLTVRYDEVELAPLSPNIFTKTWLEGKLR from the coding sequence ATGCACCTGCCTGCTTCCCTCCGCCGCCTTGTCGCGGTGCTCGCCGTGGGGCTGCCCGCGCTGGCCGCCGCACAGGGCAGCGCGCCGAAGGCCGCGGCCCCCGAGAAGGCCGCGGCCTCCGCGAAGATGTCTCCCGAGGAGGTGCTGCGTCACATCGACAGCCGGATGTCCTTCGCGAGCGACTTCAAGAGCACCGTGCGCATGCGCGAGGTGCGCAAGGACGGCTCGGAGAGCCTGCTGGAGATGCTCGTCTACCGGCGCGACTCGTCGAAGGACCTGCTCATCTACATCACCAAGCCGCGCACCATCGCGGGTGGTGGGTACCTGCGCATCGGCAAGAACCTCTGGGAGTACGAGCCGGGCACGGGCCAGTGGCAGCGCACCACGCAGCGCGGAAACATCGTCAACACGATTGCGTGTGAAGAGGACTTCGACCGCTCGCGCCTCGCGGAGAACTACGACGTCAAGGACGAGGGCGAGGAGGTGGTGAAGGGCACCGTCTTCCGCAAGCTGTACCTCACCGTGAAGGAAGGCCAGCAGGTGTCCTTCCCGATGCTGCGGCTGTGGGTGGACCCCAGCTACAACATCGTCAAGCGCTCGGGCTACGCGCCCTCGGGCCGGGTGCTGCGCACGGACGTCATCCGCAGCTATCAGAAGCTGAAGGACCCGGGCGCGAACCAGAAGGAGGTCTACTCCATCAAGGAGGTGCTGGAGGTGGAGGAGGGCGAGGGCACCCAGCTCACCGTCCGCTACGACGAGGTGGAGCTGGCGCCCCTCAGTCCGAACATCTTCACCAAGACGTGGCTGGAGGGGAAACTCCGGTAG
- a CDS encoding ABC transporter permease → MLNLLRLALRNLFAHRERAVLLLAVTASASGVLVGMMALSSGVAASQREAITTFLSGTLNVGGFFKVHPDTLAPVMGDATRVREVVTPLVPEGCVLRERGRGQATAGAGRRRHPSFIVSVDVAAERDALARFRLREGSLDALSRRRTVALSTTVADRLQVKKGDLATLFAQPVGALRRNALDVEVVAVTEKAGLLGGSAGILVSNDTLRELEGYQPKTSGVLQLVCDSGAEEVMDVDALGGSWRDSLRKAGYEVLPPTHEAYGDKLVPLLREGWRGQRLDVSTWEDESSFLSFVTEGLAALTLLVGLVVLAVVGVGLFVSLSVAVRERTREIGTLRAMGMQRPSVVGLFMLEGLLLGLVGSTLGAIIASSLCALLKGAVTLPEALTDLFFASTLPLEPGLGGAVLAVILVTFAAGLATIVPAARAAKLQPRSAMEAL, encoded by the coding sequence ATGCTCAACCTGCTCCGGCTGGCCCTCCGCAACCTCTTCGCCCACCGCGAGCGCGCGGTGCTGCTGCTGGCCGTCACGGCGAGCGCCAGCGGCGTGCTGGTGGGAATGATGGCGCTGTCGTCCGGCGTCGCCGCCTCGCAGCGCGAGGCCATCACCACCTTCCTCAGCGGCACGCTCAACGTTGGTGGCTTCTTCAAGGTGCACCCGGACACGCTCGCCCCGGTGATGGGGGATGCGACGCGCGTGCGCGAGGTGGTGACGCCGCTCGTCCCCGAGGGCTGCGTGCTGCGCGAGCGCGGGCGCGGCCAGGCGACGGCGGGCGCGGGCCGGCGTCGGCACCCGTCCTTCATCGTCTCCGTGGACGTGGCCGCGGAGCGCGACGCGCTGGCCCGCTTCCGTCTGCGCGAGGGCAGCCTGGACGCGCTGTCGCGGCGGCGCACGGTGGCCCTGTCCACCACGGTGGCGGACCGGCTCCAGGTGAAGAAGGGCGACCTGGCCACGCTCTTCGCGCAGCCCGTGGGCGCGCTGCGCCGCAACGCGCTGGACGTGGAGGTGGTGGCGGTCACGGAGAAGGCGGGCCTGCTCGGTGGCTCCGCGGGCATCCTCGTCTCCAACGACACCCTGCGCGAATTGGAGGGCTACCAGCCGAAGACGTCCGGTGTGCTCCAGCTCGTCTGTGATTCCGGCGCGGAGGAGGTCATGGACGTGGATGCGCTGGGTGGCTCCTGGCGCGATTCGCTGCGCAAGGCGGGCTACGAGGTGCTCCCGCCCACGCATGAAGCCTACGGCGACAAGCTGGTGCCGCTGCTGCGCGAGGGCTGGCGTGGCCAGCGGCTGGACGTCAGCACATGGGAGGACGAGTCCTCCTTCCTCTCCTTCGTCACGGAGGGCCTCGCGGCGCTGACGCTGCTGGTGGGGCTGGTGGTGCTGGCGGTGGTGGGCGTGGGCCTGTTCGTCTCCCTCAGCGTCGCGGTGCGCGAGCGGACGCGCGAGATTGGCACCCTGCGCGCCATGGGCATGCAGCGTCCCTCCGTGGTGGGCCTCTTCATGTTGGAGGGGCTGCTGCTGGGCCTCGTGGGCTCCACGCTGGGCGCCATCATCGCTTCTTCCTTGTGCGCGCTGCTCAAGGGCGCCGTCACGCTGCCCGAGGCGCTGACAGACCTGTTCTTTGCCAGCACCCTGCCGCTGGAGCCCGGCCTCGGGGGCGCTGTGCTGGCGGTCATCCTCGTCACGTTCGCGGCGGGGCTGGCCACCATCGTTCCCGCGGCGCGTGCCGCGAAGCTCCAACCCCGTTCCGCCATGGAGGCCCTGTAA
- a CDS encoding FtsX-like permease family protein: MTLLSFALQSVLARPRSWVVGLLALGSAVLLTLGAAFVEGISEGTRRSIIESGTGHLQVYNSKSAEQPVVVMDSGGTPDLTPLPDYPALEAKLRAVEGVHDVVPMEVGLASVFRGNYLDEKLAAVRTVAREPASEARDARLARLTDDLEHTLRGVAGDARRRTEAFLGAEDAAEDKKALEAVTTPEFWQRFRAAPLESLEYLENRVARQAGEGESIDIEYLGSDLEQFPRAFPRFELVTGTMPPPGQRGLVLGHGLYEKSFKLPLATRLDELKREHERGATFADDERLRTLVERNGLELPDLLARLDVERAAALQAALARVLNHAGELEPLLREFLALDDDNFDARYKAFYAELAPHLPMYRVKPGDTLVLRSSAGLNSVPVKVWGTFRFKGLGGDTSRVNTLSALDLVTARHLSGRRTQAEKDEARRDVEALGMGGAEASADAELLPAAIVETEAPAKPKEEEAPRFERLQAWPETIAPGELRGGSVLQAALVLSPDASQEDVAARIDALAKESGLPLATVDWEMAGGFISGVVGMTQVVLLAFAAMLALFVVLVSAGTLLLLAQERVGEVGTLRAVGMQRREAFSVLLMEGLLLGGLGAGLGVLLSASLLRVLVGDGVSVHDETLQFFMGGPVLMPKLSGAASVGVVLGILAVVLAASLVPAWRGSSVSPVAAMRKRED; this comes from the coding sequence GTGACGCTGCTGTCGTTCGCGCTCCAGAGCGTGCTGGCCCGGCCCCGGAGCTGGGTGGTGGGCCTGCTGGCCCTGGGCAGCGCGGTGCTCCTCACCCTCGGCGCCGCCTTCGTGGAGGGCATCTCCGAGGGGACGCGGCGCAGCATCATCGAGAGCGGCACCGGCCACCTCCAGGTCTACAACTCGAAGTCGGCCGAGCAGCCCGTGGTGGTGATGGACTCGGGGGGCACGCCGGACCTCACGCCGCTGCCGGACTACCCGGCGCTGGAGGCGAAGCTGCGCGCGGTGGAGGGCGTGCACGACGTGGTACCGATGGAGGTGGGGCTGGCCTCGGTGTTCCGCGGCAACTACCTCGACGAGAAGCTGGCCGCGGTGCGTACGGTGGCGCGCGAGCCCGCGTCCGAGGCGCGCGACGCGAGGCTGGCGCGGCTCACGGATGACCTGGAGCACACCCTGCGAGGCGTGGCCGGAGATGCGCGCCGCCGCACGGAGGCCTTCCTCGGCGCGGAGGATGCGGCCGAGGACAAGAAGGCGCTGGAGGCGGTGACGACGCCCGAGTTCTGGCAGCGCTTCCGCGCCGCGCCGCTGGAGTCGCTCGAGTACCTGGAGAACCGCGTGGCCCGGCAGGCCGGCGAGGGCGAGTCCATCGACATCGAGTACCTGGGCTCGGACCTGGAGCAGTTCCCGCGCGCCTTCCCGCGCTTCGAGCTCGTCACCGGGACGATGCCGCCGCCGGGCCAGCGCGGGCTGGTGCTGGGGCACGGACTGTACGAGAAGAGCTTCAAGCTGCCCCTCGCCACGCGCCTGGACGAGCTGAAGCGCGAGCACGAGCGGGGCGCCACCTTCGCCGACGACGAGCGGCTGCGCACGCTGGTGGAGCGCAACGGGCTGGAGCTGCCGGATTTGCTCGCGCGGCTCGACGTGGAGCGCGCGGCGGCGCTGCAAGCGGCGCTGGCGCGGGTGCTGAACCACGCGGGCGAGCTGGAGCCGCTGCTGCGCGAGTTCCTGGCGCTGGACGACGACAACTTCGACGCGCGCTACAAAGCCTTCTACGCCGAGCTGGCGCCGCACCTGCCCATGTACCGCGTGAAGCCCGGCGACACGCTGGTGCTGCGCAGCTCGGCGGGGCTCAACAGCGTGCCGGTGAAGGTGTGGGGCACCTTCCGCTTCAAGGGGCTCGGTGGAGACACCAGCCGCGTCAACACGCTGAGCGCGCTGGACCTCGTCACCGCGCGCCACCTCTCCGGCCGCAGGACGCAGGCGGAGAAGGACGAGGCGCGGCGGGACGTGGAGGCGCTGGGCATGGGAGGCGCGGAGGCGTCCGCGGACGCGGAGCTGCTCCCGGCCGCCATCGTCGAGACGGAGGCGCCAGCGAAGCCGAAGGAGGAAGAGGCTCCGCGCTTCGAGCGGCTCCAGGCCTGGCCGGAGACGATTGCGCCGGGAGAGCTGCGCGGAGGCAGCGTGCTCCAGGCCGCGCTGGTGCTGTCGCCTGATGCGTCTCAAGAGGACGTGGCCGCGCGCATCGACGCGCTGGCGAAGGAGTCCGGCCTGCCGCTGGCCACGGTGGACTGGGAGATGGCGGGAGGCTTCATCAGCGGGGTGGTGGGGATGACGCAGGTGGTGCTGCTGGCCTTCGCCGCGATGCTGGCGCTGTTCGTGGTGCTGGTGTCCGCCGGCACGCTGCTGCTCCTGGCGCAGGAGCGGGTGGGTGAGGTGGGCACGCTGCGAGCGGTGGGCATGCAGCGCCGCGAGGCCTTCTCCGTGCTGTTGATGGAAGGCCTGCTGCTGGGCGGGCTGGGCGCGGGGCTGGGCGTGCTCCTGTCCGCGTCGCTGCTGCGTGTGCTGGTGGGTGACGGCGTCTCCGTGCACGACGAGACGCTCCAGTTCTTCATGGGTGGGCCGGTGCTGATGCCGAAGCTGTCCGGTGCGGCGAGCGTGGGGGTGGTGCTGGGAATCCTCGCGGTGGTGCTGGCGGCGTCACTGGTGCCCGCGTGGCGGGGCAGCTCGGTGTCGCCGGTGGCGGCCATGCGGAAGAGGGAGGACTAG
- a CDS encoding class I SAM-dependent methyltransferase encodes MTATPSPTLAQSLHFWARNASNESALLQASLRLGLFAALPVEGDAPPVSLDALARELRASPRGLRSLLELLVCLGFARQDGQGDERRFALARTAAGFLRDASFLSTLQAELPWWEPLGLLDEAVKRGEPVPHGGQRWDVLGHYRALFLDAPPALPSPEAADFFDRFARSGARTQLLITAGRLGLLELLAASPKTMPELGAATYLTTSGLRVLVEVLAKLGLTREDGGAWGLSPEAKQLLEGKALAYLVRSLSVSAQYWEALGKLDETVRSERFILDLKDPEVSRRFYADNSNQITAVFASHFQLSRRAATTLARARPLEGAKVLDIGTGSGVWGAAFARATPTTHVTYFDQAVVLEQVRRNTESLKVSDRARFWPGDLFTQDFGEADFDVIILPQVLNVLRPEALPGIFARVARALRPDGVLLIAEYVLNEGRDGPLDHLYFGLRRFMTNEGDLLSASEYGRLLADVGLTSTVCIPLPTQEMLLAARQGVSLPTQLAPADSVARQEPARGS; translated from the coding sequence ATGACGGCGACCCCGAGCCCCACCCTGGCGCAGTCGCTCCACTTCTGGGCCCGCAACGCCTCCAACGAGTCCGCGCTCCTCCAGGCCTCGCTGCGGCTGGGCCTCTTCGCCGCACTGCCCGTGGAGGGCGATGCTCCACCCGTGTCGCTCGACGCGCTGGCCCGTGAGCTGCGCGCCTCGCCTCGTGGCCTCCGCTCCCTGCTGGAGCTGCTGGTGTGCCTGGGCTTCGCGCGGCAGGACGGCCAGGGAGACGAGCGCCGCTTCGCCCTCGCGCGCACGGCGGCGGGCTTCCTGCGCGACGCGTCCTTCCTCTCGACGCTCCAGGCCGAGCTGCCCTGGTGGGAGCCCCTGGGCCTGCTCGACGAGGCGGTGAAGCGCGGCGAGCCGGTGCCGCACGGCGGCCAGCGCTGGGACGTGCTCGGCCACTACCGCGCGCTTTTCTTGGACGCGCCCCCGGCCCTGCCCTCGCCCGAGGCCGCGGACTTCTTCGACCGCTTCGCCCGGAGCGGAGCGCGCACGCAGCTCCTCATCACCGCGGGCCGCCTGGGCCTGCTGGAGTTGCTCGCCGCGTCGCCGAAGACGATGCCCGAGCTGGGCGCGGCCACGTACCTGACCACGTCGGGGCTGCGCGTGCTGGTGGAGGTGCTGGCGAAGCTCGGCCTCACCCGCGAGGACGGCGGAGCGTGGGGGCTGTCACCGGAGGCGAAGCAGCTGCTGGAGGGCAAGGCGCTGGCGTACCTCGTGCGCTCGCTGTCCGTGTCCGCGCAGTACTGGGAGGCGCTGGGGAAGCTGGACGAGACGGTGCGCTCCGAGCGCTTCATCCTGGACTTGAAGGACCCCGAGGTGAGCCGGCGCTTCTACGCGGACAACTCGAACCAGATTACGGCGGTGTTCGCCTCGCACTTCCAGCTCAGCCGGCGGGCGGCCACCACACTGGCGCGCGCGCGTCCGCTGGAGGGCGCGAAGGTGTTGGACATCGGCACCGGCTCCGGCGTGTGGGGCGCGGCCTTCGCGCGGGCCACGCCGACGACGCACGTCACCTACTTCGACCAGGCGGTGGTGCTGGAGCAGGTGCGCCGCAACACGGAGAGCCTCAAGGTCTCGGACCGCGCACGCTTCTGGCCGGGAGACCTCTTCACCCAGGACTTCGGCGAGGCCGACTTCGACGTCATCATCCTGCCCCAGGTGCTCAACGTGCTCCGGCCGGAGGCCCTGCCCGGCATCTTCGCCCGCGTGGCGCGCGCGCTGCGGCCGGACGGCGTGCTGCTCATCGCCGAGTACGTGCTGAACGAGGGCCGCGATGGCCCGCTGGACCACCTCTACTTCGGGCTGCGGCGCTTCATGACGAACGAGGGCGATTTGCTCTCCGCCTCCGAGTACGGACGTCTGCTGGCGGACGTGGGCCTCACCTCCACCGTCTGCATTCCCCTGCCCACGCAGGAGATGCTGCTGG